Proteins from one Natrinema salinisoli genomic window:
- a CDS encoding BsuPI-related putative proteinase inhibitor — translation MSLEGALETAADGGRDAVMFVFTVTNTSDEAVDLQFSDSCKAEFVVEDDADEVWRFTEGRMFAQVLSSKTLGPGEAATYEAEWSDPDPGEYTAIAELRAQDTTCDARTDVSVSP, via the coding sequence ATGAGCCTCGAGGGAGCACTCGAGACGGCGGCAGACGGCGGCAGAGACGCGGTGATGTTCGTGTTCACCGTCACCAATACGAGCGACGAGGCGGTCGACCTCCAGTTTTCGGACTCGTGTAAGGCGGAGTTCGTGGTCGAAGACGACGCGGACGAGGTCTGGCGCTTTACCGAGGGCCGCATGTTCGCCCAGGTACTCAGTTCGAAGACGCTCGGTCCCGGAGAAGCGGCGACGTACGAAGCCGAGTGGTCCGATCCGGACCCCGGCGAGTACACCGCGATCGCGGAGTTGCGGGCACAGGATACGACCTGTGACGCCCGGACCGACGTGTCGGTCTCCCCCTGA
- a CDS encoding adenylosuccinate synthase — MTVTIVGSQLGDEGKGGVVDLYGDAADVVARYQGGDNAGHTVVHDGTKYKLSLVPSGAVRGKVGVLGNGCVVNPETLFDEIDTLRERGLEPDVRVAERAHVILPYHRALDGIEEEEKEDLAAGTTKRGIGPTYEDKAGRRGVRVGDLLDPDTLRERLEYVVPQKKALAEEVFDKETGEEFDIDHLYETYREYGERLAEEDMTVDCGTFLQERIDAGDNVMLEGAQGTSLDIDHGVYPYVTSSNPTAGGATVGTGLGPTVIGDGEVIGIVKAYLSRVGTGPLPTELGGVEDQTPGYDVDQPESDDDEELATYIRDEGGEYGTVTGRPRRVGWLDMPMLRHAARANGFTGLAVNHIDVLAGLETVEVGHSYEFDEEEIFTMPPTTEQWGRCEATFKSFDGWPEVDWAAVAEEGYEAIPENARTYLEYISDELDAPIYAVGVGPGRGETVVVENPYE, encoded by the coding sequence ATGACCGTCACTATCGTCGGGTCGCAACTCGGCGACGAAGGCAAGGGTGGTGTCGTCGACCTCTACGGCGACGCCGCCGACGTCGTCGCCCGCTATCAGGGCGGGGACAACGCCGGACATACCGTCGTCCACGACGGTACGAAGTACAAACTGTCACTCGTCCCGTCGGGCGCCGTCCGAGGAAAAGTCGGCGTACTCGGCAACGGCTGCGTCGTCAACCCCGAGACGCTGTTCGATGAGATCGATACCCTCCGCGAACGCGGCCTCGAGCCCGACGTCCGCGTCGCCGAGCGCGCACACGTTATTCTCCCCTATCACCGCGCGCTTGACGGCATCGAAGAGGAAGAGAAGGAGGATCTCGCCGCCGGCACGACCAAACGCGGCATCGGACCGACGTACGAGGACAAGGCCGGCCGGCGCGGCGTTCGGGTAGGCGACTTACTCGACCCCGACACGCTCCGCGAGCGCCTCGAGTACGTCGTTCCCCAGAAGAAAGCCCTCGCCGAGGAGGTCTTCGACAAGGAGACCGGCGAGGAGTTCGATATCGATCACCTCTACGAAACCTACCGTGAGTACGGCGAGCGCCTCGCGGAAGAGGACATGACCGTCGACTGCGGCACCTTCCTTCAGGAGCGAATCGACGCCGGCGACAACGTCATGCTCGAGGGCGCGCAGGGAACGTCCCTCGACATCGACCACGGCGTCTACCCCTACGTCACGTCCTCGAACCCGACCGCGGGCGGCGCGACCGTCGGCACCGGCCTCGGCCCGACCGTTATCGGCGACGGCGAAGTCATCGGCATCGTCAAGGCCTACCTCTCTCGAGTCGGAACCGGCCCGCTGCCGACCGAACTGGGCGGTGTCGAGGATCAGACGCCCGGTTACGACGTCGACCAGCCCGAAAGCGACGACGATGAGGAACTCGCCACGTACATCCGCGACGAGGGCGGGGAGTACGGCACCGTCACCGGCCGCCCGCGACGGGTCGGCTGGCTCGACATGCCCATGTTGCGCCACGCGGCCCGCGCGAACGGCTTTACAGGTCTCGCAGTAAATCACATCGACGTGCTGGCTGGCCTCGAAACTGTCGAGGTCGGACACAGCTACGAGTTCGACGAGGAGGAAATCTTCACGATGCCCCCGACGACCGAACAGTGGGGCCGGTGCGAAGCGACGTTCAAATCGTTCGACGGCTGGCCCGAGGTCGACTGGGCCGCAGTTGCCGAGGAGGGCTACGAGGCGATCCCCGAGAACGCCCGCACCTACCTCGAGTACATCAGCGACGAACTCGACGCGCCGATCTACGCCGTCGGCGTCGGTCCCGGCCGCGGGGAAACCGTCGTCGTCGAGAACCCGTACGAATAG
- a CDS encoding DUF7524 family protein, which produces MPGTEVTVHVNRGTATPLEATSESLETSDSFALLLEGHETPAHVHCRLAGDLEQVATLGETNYYVEPDSVTAVPVTVTTDSLDRPVAGDLEVVTGYGSESVSIAVTAVPGTPNVDVDESLAEPARSEPDPTMLERLVGPVATAGGFDPGTLVVLALGLVAIGIATVTTATIGGPIATVGLGVVAGGVLVALVLLLR; this is translated from the coding sequence GTGCCCGGAACAGAGGTTACCGTCCACGTCAACCGCGGGACCGCCACCCCACTCGAGGCGACGAGCGAGTCGCTCGAGACGAGCGACTCGTTCGCACTCCTCTTGGAGGGCCACGAGACGCCCGCGCACGTTCACTGTCGCCTCGCCGGCGATCTCGAGCAGGTCGCAACGCTCGGGGAGACGAACTACTACGTCGAACCGGACAGCGTCACCGCCGTTCCGGTCACCGTCACGACCGACAGTCTCGACCGCCCCGTCGCCGGCGATCTCGAGGTCGTGACCGGCTACGGGTCCGAATCGGTTTCGATCGCCGTCACCGCCGTCCCCGGGACGCCGAACGTCGACGTCGACGAGTCGCTCGCCGAACCGGCTCGGTCGGAGCCCGACCCGACGATGCTCGAGCGACTGGTCGGCCCGGTGGCCACAGCGGGCGGGTTCGATCCGGGGACGCTCGTGGTCCTCGCGCTCGGACTGGTGGCGATCGGTATCGCGACGGTGACGACGGCGACGATCGGCGGCCCGATCGCCACGGTGGGGTTAGGAGTCGTCGCCGGCGGCGTTCTCGTCGCGCTGGTTCTGCTACTCCGGTAG
- a CDS encoding CbiX/SirB N-terminal domain-containing protein produces the protein MQALVIAAHGSHLNPDASDPTYAHADTIRETGAFDEVREAFWKEEPHFREVIRTLESDEVFVVPLFISEGYFTEEVIPRELRLEDWDPDKWESDGTSASQATLEAEDVGKTIHYCGPVGTHDAMTDVIVQRAETATEDPDVGEGFGLSVVGHGTDRNENSAKAIEYHSDRIAERDRFDEVKALFMDEEPEVDDVTDYFESEDIVVVPLFIADGYHTQEDIPEDMGLTEDYRLGWDVPAEVDGHRVWYTGAVGTEDLMADVVLERAADAGADIGDAREAVRELAASVADPEPSAGAGAGD, from the coding sequence ATGCAAGCGCTGGTCATCGCGGCACACGGATCGCACCTGAATCCGGACGCCTCGGATCCGACCTACGCCCACGCGGATACCATCCGCGAGACGGGCGCGTTCGACGAGGTCCGCGAGGCGTTCTGGAAGGAAGAACCGCACTTCCGCGAGGTGATCCGCACCCTCGAGTCCGACGAAGTGTTCGTCGTCCCTCTCTTCATCAGCGAGGGCTACTTCACCGAGGAGGTCATTCCCCGGGAACTGCGCCTCGAGGACTGGGACCCCGACAAGTGGGAGTCCGACGGTACCAGCGCGTCACAGGCTACACTCGAGGCCGAAGACGTCGGGAAGACGATCCACTACTGCGGACCGGTCGGGACCCACGACGCGATGACCGACGTGATCGTCCAGCGCGCCGAGACCGCGACCGAGGATCCGGACGTCGGCGAGGGGTTCGGCCTCTCCGTCGTCGGCCACGGAACCGACCGAAACGAGAACTCCGCGAAGGCCATCGAGTACCACAGCGACCGCATCGCCGAGCGCGACCGCTTCGACGAGGTGAAAGCCCTGTTCATGGACGAGGAGCCGGAGGTCGACGACGTCACCGACTACTTCGAGAGCGAGGACATCGTCGTCGTGCCGCTCTTCATCGCCGACGGCTACCACACCCAGGAGGACATCCCCGAAGACATGGGCCTGACCGAGGACTACCGGCTCGGATGGGACGTACCGGCCGAGGTCGACGGCCACCGAGTCTGGTACACGGGCGCAGTCGGTACCGAGGACCTGATGGCGGACGTCGTCCTCGAGCGGGCGGCCGACGCCGGTGCCGACATCGGCGACGCTCGCGAGGCGGTTCGCGAACTGGCCGCCTCGGTCGCCGATCCGGAACCGAGCGCGGGAGCGGGTGCGGGGGACTAA
- a CDS encoding methytransferase partner Trm112 — MKESLLDILCCPLDKHDLELEDAEYDDDEVVGGELVCTECGEAYPIEDGIPNLLPPDMREETPA; from the coding sequence ATGAAGGAGTCGTTGCTGGACATTCTCTGCTGCCCGCTCGACAAACACGACCTGGAACTCGAGGACGCCGAGTACGACGACGACGAGGTCGTCGGCGGCGAACTCGTCTGTACCGAGTGCGGCGAGGCGTACCCGATCGAAGACGGGATTCCGAACCTGCTGCCGCCGGATATGCGCGAGGAGACCCCGGCCTAA
- the aroC gene encoding chorismate synthase, whose amino-acid sequence MNGNRFGRLFQVTTFGESHGEAMGCTVSGCPAGLELSEEDIQEDLDRRKPGQSMITTSRGEPDAVSIKSGVQDGYTTGTPIGLIIQNKDARSGKYEPFITAPRPSHGDFTYSAKFGTRNWGGGGRSSARETVNWVAAGAIAKKILAREGIELKAHVNQIGDIEAPDVSFEEIKEHSEENDVRCAHPETAERMQERIAEYQEEGDSIGGSIYFEAQGVPVGLGAPRFDSLSARLGQAMMSVPATTAFEFGLGTDAAEWTGKERNDDWEFDDDGNPVPVENDHGGIQGGISSGEPIYGEVTLHAPTSIPKSQQTADWETGELKEEKVIGRHDPVLPPRGVPVVEAMLALTLVDFMLLSGRINPDRVDDQPGEYDTDYHPRNPRNE is encoded by the coding sequence ATGAACGGCAACCGCTTCGGTCGCCTCTTTCAGGTGACCACGTTCGGCGAGAGCCACGGGGAGGCGATGGGCTGTACGGTCTCGGGCTGTCCCGCCGGCCTCGAGCTCTCCGAGGAGGACATTCAGGAGGATCTCGACCGGCGAAAGCCGGGCCAGTCGATGATCACGACCAGCCGCGGCGAACCCGACGCCGTCTCGATCAAGTCGGGGGTTCAGGACGGCTACACGACGGGGACGCCGATCGGGTTGATCATCCAGAACAAGGACGCCCGTTCGGGCAAGTACGAGCCCTTCATCACCGCGCCCCGGCCCAGTCACGGCGACTTCACCTACTCCGCAAAGTTCGGCACTCGTAACTGGGGCGGCGGCGGCCGCTCGTCGGCCCGCGAGACCGTCAACTGGGTCGCGGCCGGCGCGATCGCGAAGAAAATCCTTGCTCGAGAGGGGATCGAACTCAAGGCCCACGTCAACCAGATCGGCGACATCGAAGCGCCGGACGTGAGTTTCGAGGAGATCAAAGAACACAGCGAGGAGAACGACGTCCGCTGTGCACATCCCGAAACCGCCGAGCGGATGCAAGAGCGGATCGCGGAGTACCAGGAGGAAGGCGACTCCATCGGTGGCAGCATCTACTTCGAGGCGCAGGGCGTTCCCGTCGGCCTCGGCGCACCTCGGTTCGACTCGCTGTCGGCTCGGCTGGGGCAGGCGATGATGTCGGTGCCGGCGACGACGGCCTTCGAGTTCGGCCTCGGAACGGACGCCGCCGAATGGACCGGCAAGGAGCGAAACGACGACTGGGAGTTCGACGACGATGGCAACCCAGTTCCCGTCGAAAACGACCACGGCGGTATCCAGGGCGGTATCAGCTCCGGCGAGCCGATCTACGGCGAAGTGACGCTCCACGCGCCGACCTCGATCCCCAAGTCCCAGCAGACCGCCGACTGGGAGACGGGCGAACTCAAAGAAGAGAAAGTCATCGGCCGGCACGACCCCGTCCTGCCGCCGCGGGGGGTCCCCGTCGTCGAGGCGATGCTCGCGCTGACGCTGGTCGACTTCATGCTGCTATCCGGTCGGATCAACCCCGACCGCGTCGACGACCAGCCCGGCGAGTACGACACTGACTACCACCCGAGAAATCCGCGCAACGAATAA
- a CDS encoding DR2241 family protein, whose protein sequence is MTVATDDLETLLDHASSGIAFDGLHVDESDDGYRLETPANEWTGLDEDELRRALDAAGEYATNWRYWQERIGGEGTARRAFLRWCERAPLADAETDEATTGPWSESGEGDADAGDAPLAVPERYDALRDGIDREWGQLSITARFVDVDDPDGERVYDLWHVDDADSDIADLEVYDDPRDARDLATYDDDGRYRPLKTAPTLPAGWAFTGLSGADLVETVEFFYPATVANWHRELQGTLDVDHWLETAERQTGIYDVIDELPREAVEWMAEACCADSQCLRRREWQYEEGDELDADGGDGPFPCREPCSLVVAAARKCTTLESETEHTYELELTTSELNQLEELIDAVADGRIDEIREADVYDGANRYRARYLRAKRFDDDGSLEATRVDE, encoded by the coding sequence GTGACTGTGGCGACGGACGACCTCGAGACGCTGCTCGACCACGCATCTTCGGGGATCGCGTTCGACGGCCTGCACGTCGACGAATCGGACGACGGATACCGCCTCGAGACGCCGGCGAACGAGTGGACCGGCCTCGATGAAGACGAACTGCGGCGCGCGCTCGACGCGGCCGGTGAGTACGCCACGAACTGGCGCTACTGGCAGGAGCGAATCGGCGGGGAGGGGACTGCTCGCCGCGCGTTCCTCCGCTGGTGCGAGCGAGCGCCGCTCGCGGACGCCGAGACTGACGAAGCAACGACCGGTCCCTGGAGCGAGAGCGGGGAGGGCGATGCGGACGCCGGTGACGCTCCCCTCGCAGTGCCCGAACGCTACGACGCGCTCCGCGACGGCATCGACCGCGAGTGGGGCCAATTGTCTATCACGGCCCGCTTCGTCGACGTCGACGATCCGGACGGCGAACGCGTCTACGACCTGTGGCACGTCGACGACGCCGACAGCGACATCGCGGACCTCGAGGTCTACGACGACCCCCGCGATGCGCGCGACCTCGCGACCTACGACGACGACGGCCGCTATCGGCCGCTGAAGACCGCGCCGACGCTCCCCGCCGGCTGGGCGTTCACCGGGCTCTCGGGAGCCGACCTCGTCGAGACGGTCGAGTTCTTCTATCCCGCGACGGTCGCCAACTGGCACCGCGAACTGCAGGGGACCCTCGACGTCGACCACTGGCTCGAGACGGCCGAGCGACAGACGGGGATCTACGACGTGATCGACGAACTCCCGCGGGAGGCGGTCGAGTGGATGGCCGAAGCCTGCTGCGCCGATTCGCAGTGTCTCCGCCGCCGGGAGTGGCAGTACGAGGAGGGCGACGAGCTCGACGCCGACGGCGGTGACGGCCCCTTCCCCTGTCGCGAACCGTGCTCGCTCGTGGTCGCCGCCGCTCGCAAGTGTACGACCCTCGAGTCCGAGACCGAACACACGTACGAACTCGAGTTGACGACCAGCGAGCTGAATCAGCTCGAGGAGCTGATCGACGCGGTCGCGGACGGTCGCATCGACGAGATCCGCGAGGCCGACGTGTACGACGGTGCAAACCGCTACCGTGCGCGTTACCTCCGAGCCAAGCGGTTCGACGACGACGGCAGCCTCGAAGCGACGCGGGTCGACGAGTAG
- a CDS encoding DUF2797 domain-containing protein — MQLVGYQPSGRGSALLVSDGGDVEARPLEPGDELAYSLGDRHCAGTIDDGGHVSCDRQSTPYCDFHTSTWVCARCTGTCLKDEMDCHEEHAVYIAAFAPDTFKVGVTKRRRLETRLREQGADRGTHVHTVPNGKIARELEAEIANRLVDRVRTGPKVASLAAAVDDDAWESALAEFDVIDRYEFDYGIDLEARPVRETMASGTVVGVKGRLLVLANGGTTYAVDMRDLVGYDLETGATDRNLQSSLGSFG; from the coding sequence GTGCAACTGGTCGGCTACCAGCCGAGCGGACGGGGGTCGGCGCTGCTCGTGAGCGACGGCGGCGACGTCGAGGCGCGCCCGCTCGAGCCCGGCGACGAGCTCGCCTACTCGCTGGGCGACCGCCACTGTGCCGGCACCATCGACGACGGCGGACACGTCTCCTGCGACCGACAGTCGACGCCGTACTGCGACTTCCACACCAGCACGTGGGTGTGCGCGCGCTGTACCGGCACCTGCCTGAAAGACGAGATGGACTGCCACGAGGAGCACGCCGTCTACATCGCCGCCTTCGCCCCCGACACGTTCAAAGTGGGCGTCACGAAGCGCCGGCGCCTCGAGACCCGCCTGCGCGAACAGGGAGCCGACCGCGGTACCCACGTTCATACGGTCCCGAACGGCAAAATCGCCCGCGAGCTCGAGGCCGAGATCGCGAATCGACTGGTCGATCGCGTTCGAACCGGCCCGAAGGTCGCGTCGCTCGCGGCCGCAGTCGACGACGACGCCTGGGAATCCGCCCTCGCAGAGTTCGACGTCATCGACCGCTACGAGTTCGATTACGGGATCGATCTCGAGGCCCGACCGGTCCGAGAGACGATGGCATCAGGAACCGTGGTCGGCGTGAAGGGCCGACTTCTCGTCCTCGCGAACGGCGGGACGACCTACGCCGTCGACATGCGCGACCTCGTCGGCTACGACCTCGAGACGGGAGCGACGGACCGGAACCTCCAGTCGTCGCTCGGATCGTTCGGATAG